The following proteins come from a genomic window of Terriglobia bacterium:
- a CDS encoding GNAT family N-acetyltransferase, whose protein sequence is MAEKLEVMVDGQTRESWADILAQFEDANIYQTWAYGTVRWGSRNLSHLLVSKHGHILAAAQLRIARLPMLPAGIAYLRWGPLCQRKGQALDPVVVVDVVARLREEYCRRRRLTLQVIPNAYSGEARGNTYDWAFVRSALRPDPRGSRYRTVIVDLVPPAEVMRKRLDQKWRNQLNRSEKNGLVLEVSDSPEAYRTFVKLYEAMWVRKRFKTSVDVEEFHRILELLSGSARMQTFIAKTGGQPIAALVCSLLGDTAIYLLGATNEKARELKAAYFLQWQAMLWLKDRGACWYDLGGIDPQANPGGYHFKSGLRGSEVAQLPPYTCNGSWLSRAAASFINQHRRALNVLRSVPRSAAIV, encoded by the coding sequence ATGGCTGAGAAGCTTGAGGTAATGGTGGACGGCCAAACACGCGAATCGTGGGCCGACATACTCGCACAGTTCGAGGATGCCAACATTTACCAGACATGGGCCTACGGTACAGTTCGTTGGGGTAGTCGCAACCTGAGCCACCTCCTCGTGAGCAAGCACGGTCATATCCTGGCCGCGGCGCAACTCCGCATAGCCCGGCTGCCCATGCTTCCAGCGGGTATCGCTTATTTACGTTGGGGACCGCTTTGCCAGCGGAAAGGCCAGGCCCTCGACCCGGTCGTAGTCGTGGACGTAGTAGCGCGGCTACGGGAAGAATACTGCAGGCGTCGCCGGCTGACTCTACAGGTAATTCCTAACGCCTATTCTGGCGAGGCCCGTGGCAATACCTATGATTGGGCATTTGTGCGGTCAGCTCTACGACCTGATCCCCGCGGGTCTCGGTATCGAACAGTGATAGTCGATCTGGTCCCTCCAGCTGAAGTCATGCGCAAACGCCTAGATCAAAAATGGCGCAACCAGCTTAACCGATCGGAGAAGAACGGCCTCGTTCTCGAAGTGAGCGACAGTCCCGAGGCTTACCGCACATTCGTGAAACTGTATGAAGCAATGTGGGTGCGGAAGCGATTCAAAACCTCCGTGGATGTGGAAGAATTTCATCGTATCCTTGAACTCCTTTCTGGTTCCGCACGAATGCAGACCTTTATTGCTAAGACAGGCGGCCAGCCCATTGCAGCTTTGGTCTGCTCACTCCTGGGGGATACCGCGATTTATCTGCTCGGCGCGACCAACGAGAAGGCGAGAGAACTAAAGGCTGCTTACTTTCTCCAATGGCAGGCCATGCTATGGCTGAAGGATCGCGGAGCCTGCTGGTACGATCTGGGTGGAATCGATCCCCAAGCCAATCCCGGAGGGTACCATTTTAAAAGTGGTTTGAGGGGCTCGGAGGTTGCACAGTTGCCGCCATACACCTGCAATGGTAGCTGGCTCAGCCGTGCGGCAGCCTCATTCATCAATCAGCACCGCCGCGCGCTCAATGTCCTTAGGTCGGTTCCTCGCTCAGCTGCCATAGTGTGA
- a CDS encoding DUF354 domain-containing protein, which translates to MTFFVSAGVLARHAPRIKRLHKMGHDIGSHGMFHSRMDLLSPEDQLGILEESHRLLTEAGFQASGYRSPYLNYNEDTYEALTRSPYSWSSGEVILWDNGWGQNAGTRRLDSLSNYIPAGQRISRPRLRGRMVEIPVTAPDDEILYERYRVRQKDRIHETWFHVFEKIHSAGEFFHLLFHPERFLYIRESLGDLAKHVSEVRPAVWRCKLSELAHWWEERSTWQWHRAEDGSIIIDGPAQSAVLVKGSGSELLLPESDYFYKKYRLHPSASSYPAFIIGLSPRCPESLARFLHEEGFPTERAASAKGFSIFLDRADFKPSDARALLDEIDGSEKPLLRLWRWPNGYRSAFGISADICAVDLKDFRERTRHFGAPCPYRKIKSNSYTGNSGELEAKSQKLKAKSCIWIDLDNTPHVPFFIPIIRELETRGHRVVLSARDAFQVCELATQSGLTFEQIGHHYGKHMLLKVYGLICRSAQMLPLALREKPDLALSHGARSQVLVANFLGIPSVVIGDYEHSKTLPFCQPKWHVVPEVIPADALGHGKVLTYKGIKEDVYVPFFRPDPGILSELGLSERDLVITVRPPATEAHYHNPEGEVLFRELMDWALSSSEAKIVMLPRNSKQVMQYSREHPVWFSNGRVIVPKHAVDGLNLLWYSDLVVSGGGTMNREAAALGVPVYSIFRGPIGAVDRHLEDEGRLILLTSVEDVRTRIDLRKRQKLASVDTKSRPALNDIIDHIEFLLASNHKTV; encoded by the coding sequence ATGACTTTTTTTGTCAGTGCGGGCGTGCTGGCGCGCCATGCTCCGCGCATCAAACGCCTGCACAAAATGGGTCACGACATCGGCTCTCATGGAATGTTTCACAGTCGCATGGACCTGCTCAGTCCGGAGGATCAGCTGGGGATTCTCGAGGAAAGCCACCGGTTATTGACGGAGGCCGGATTCCAGGCGTCCGGTTACCGCAGTCCTTATCTGAACTACAACGAGGACACCTACGAGGCGTTGACGCGCAGCCCATATTCCTGGAGCAGCGGCGAGGTGATCCTCTGGGACAATGGCTGGGGGCAAAACGCAGGAACAAGGCGCCTGGATTCACTCAGCAACTATATTCCCGCTGGACAGAGAATCTCGCGGCCCAGACTGCGCGGCCGCATGGTCGAGATCCCGGTCACTGCGCCCGATGACGAGATCCTCTACGAGCGGTACCGGGTCCGCCAGAAGGATCGCATCCATGAAACGTGGTTCCACGTTTTTGAAAAAATCCATTCCGCAGGCGAGTTCTTCCATTTGCTCTTTCACCCGGAGCGCTTTTTGTACATCCGAGAGTCGCTCGGTGATCTCGCAAAGCATGTTAGCGAGGTACGCCCCGCAGTCTGGCGCTGCAAACTCAGCGAACTTGCGCACTGGTGGGAGGAGCGCAGCACGTGGCAATGGCATCGGGCAGAAGACGGGAGCATCATCATAGATGGCCCTGCGCAATCCGCAGTCCTGGTGAAGGGAAGCGGTTCAGAACTTCTGCTGCCTGAATCGGATTACTTCTATAAAAAATACCGGCTGCACCCGTCGGCATCTTCCTATCCGGCCTTCATCATCGGCCTTTCGCCTCGGTGCCCCGAATCTCTCGCCCGTTTCCTCCACGAAGAGGGATTTCCAACCGAGAGGGCAGCGTCCGCAAAGGGTTTTTCGATTTTTCTGGACCGTGCCGACTTCAAGCCGTCTGATGCTCGCGCACTCCTGGACGAGATCGACGGTTCCGAAAAGCCGCTATTGCGTCTCTGGCGCTGGCCGAACGGTTATCGGTCCGCCTTCGGCATATCCGCAGACATCTGCGCAGTCGACCTCAAGGATTTTCGCGAACGAACCCGTCACTTCGGAGCGCCATGCCCCTACCGCAAAATAAAGAGTAACTCGTACACAGGGAACAGCGGGGAGCTGGAAGCTAAAAGCCAAAAGCTAAAAGCTAAAAGCTGCATTTGGATCGACCTGGATAACACACCTCACGTGCCGTTTTTCATCCCGATCATTCGCGAATTGGAAACCCGGGGACACCGGGTTGTCCTCAGCGCACGTGATGCCTTTCAGGTCTGCGAATTGGCGACTCAGTCAGGACTCACCTTTGAACAGATCGGCCACCACTACGGAAAGCACATGCTCCTAAAGGTTTACGGCCTGATCTGCCGATCCGCACAAATGCTTCCACTTGCGCTGCGTGAAAAACCGGACCTGGCGCTGTCTCATGGCGCCCGATCCCAGGTGCTGGTCGCGAATTTCCTTGGGATTCCGTCCGTCGTCATCGGTGATTACGAACATTCGAAAACCCTGCCCTTTTGCCAGCCGAAGTGGCATGTTGTGCCTGAGGTCATTCCTGCCGACGCCCTCGGTCATGGCAAGGTTCTGACGTATAAAGGAATCAAGGAGGACGTCTACGTCCCGTTCTTCAGGCCGGACCCCGGAATTCTCAGCGAACTCGGCCTTTCGGAGCGCGATCTGGTAATCACCGTGCGCCCGCCGGCGACGGAAGCGCACTATCACAATCCAGAGGGTGAGGTTCTTTTTCGGGAGTTGATGGATTGGGCTCTCTCCTCTTCGGAGGCAAAGATTGTCATGCTGCCGCGAAACTCCAAGCAGGTAATGCAATATAGTCGAGAACACCCTGTGTGGTTTTCCAATGGGAGAGTCATAGTTCCCAAACATGCCGTGGACGGGTTGAACCTTCTCTGGTACTCGGATCTAGTGGTGAGCGGCGGGGGCACGATGAACCGGGAAGCGGCCGCTTTGGGCGTACCTGTATACAGCATTTTCAGGGGTCCGATCGGCGCCGTCGACAGGCACCTGGAGGACGAAGGCCGCCTGATACTTCTAACTTCAGTTGAGGATGTTCGTACGAGGATCGATCTTCGCAAAAGGCAAAAGCTCGCCAGCGTCGATACTAAATCGCGACCGGCACTGAATGACATTATCGACCACATAGAGTTCCTTCTAGCATCGAATCATAAAACCGTGTAG
- a CDS encoding polysaccharide deacetylase family protein — MFRIILNFHGIGPITRKIYNGEHNCWLDQDFFEGVIDLVRGQEHVRLTFDDGNASDIEIVVPALLRRGLKATFFICSGRLGQPTFLNKAQVRELQAHGMSIGSHGVSHLSWCHQHATRLCEELEGSRQILEEVCGSTVDAAACPFGAYDRTVLSGLRHAGYRFVYTSDGGVSAANHWLRARNTVTRSMTIDSVALLIQRGPGTWKQTLIRARQIVKRLW; from the coding sequence ATGTTCCGGATCATTCTTAATTTTCACGGGATCGGCCCGATTACCAGGAAGATTTATAACGGTGAGCACAACTGCTGGCTCGATCAGGACTTCTTTGAGGGGGTAATAGATCTCGTACGAGGGCAGGAGCATGTGCGATTGACTTTCGATGATGGTAACGCTTCAGATATAGAGATCGTAGTACCGGCGCTTTTACGACGCGGTCTGAAAGCAACGTTTTTCATTTGCTCGGGCCGGCTCGGGCAACCCACGTTTCTCAACAAGGCCCAAGTTCGTGAACTGCAGGCGCATGGCATGAGTATTGGCAGCCACGGTGTCTCCCATCTCTCCTGGTGCCATCAGCATGCGACTCGGCTATGCGAAGAACTCGAAGGCAGTCGGCAGATTCTCGAAGAGGTCTGCGGTAGCACTGTCGACGCCGCGGCGTGTCCCTTCGGCGCCTATGACCGCACAGTGTTGTCGGGCTTACGCCATGCAGGTTACCGCTTTGTTTATACAAGTGATGGGGGTGTTTCCGCTGCAAACCACTGGCTGAGGGCGCGAAATACTGTTACGCGCTCGATGACCATCGACAGCGTCGCGCTGCTGATTCAGCGCGGACCCGGAACATGGAAACAAACGCTAATTCGTGCTCGTCAGATTGTGAAGCGTCTGTGGTGA